One Bufo gargarizans isolate SCDJY-AF-19 chromosome 3, ASM1485885v1, whole genome shotgun sequence DNA segment encodes these proteins:
- the SP1 gene encoding transcription factor Sp1, protein MSDQEPTAEDIASGKSESRAGGGGGGFVQKGQDSQPSPLALLAATCSRIEPPENGNGAGQQQGATELDLSTAQLTQTANGWQIISTTPSKDQAGDGSSKNRPIAPGQYVVAAAPNMQNQQVLASLQGMMPNIQYQVIPQFQTVDGQQLQFTTAPQVSVQQDASGQLQIIPASNQQIITTNRTGSGNILAAMPNLLQQAVPIQGMGLANNVLSGQTQYLTNVPVALNGNITLLPVNAASLTPTSQSVTLSSGNQDNSQPVTSCVSSSQLVTSQANAYFTNANSYSTCTTASGMNLLNCSSGSSTPIQRSSGQLTLVTDSIQQTSANMQQGQQKDGDQSQQQQQQQILIQPQIVQGGQTIQTLQAAQLSGQSFSAQAISQDALQNLQFQTLPNTGPIIIRTPTVGPNGQVTWQTIQLQNLQVQNPQTQTITLAPMQGVSLGQSGNAGTVTVNAAQLSSMSGLQTINLGALGASGIQVHQLQGVPLTITNASGDGSGHLSIHTAGADGLHEDHSAMEEGETSPDPQPQPGRRMRREACTCPYCKDSEGRSSSDPGKKKQHICHIPGCGKVYGKTSHLRAHLRWHTGERPFVCTWVFCGKRFTRSDELQRHKRTHTGEKKFVCPECPKRFMRSDHLSKHIKTHQNKKSQPGPIALTTVPMETGTGSDGSAASTPTPQALITTNMVAMEAISPEGIARLASSGINVMQVADLQSINISGNGF, encoded by the exons ATGAGCG ATCAGGAGCCCACCGCCGAGGACATTGCTTCTGGAAAGTCAGAGAGCCgggcgggaggaggaggaggcggattcGTACAGAAGGGGCAG GACTCCCAGCCTTCTCCCTTGGCTTTGTTGGCAGCCACGTGTAGTAGAATTGAGCCTCCTGAAAATGGAAATGGTGCGGGTCAGCAACAAGGTGCAACAGAACTGGATTTGAGCACAGCCCAATTAACACAGACGGCCAATGGCTGGCAGATCATATCTACAACTCCATCCAAGGACCAAGCTGGAGATGGCTCTTCAAAGAACCGTCCAATAGCCCCTGGACAATATGTGGTAGCGGCTGCCCCAAATATGCAGAATCAGCAGGTACTGGCCAGTCTTCAGGGTATGATGCCTAATATTCAGTACCAAGTTATCCCCCAGTTCCAGACAGTGGATGGGCAACAGCTGCAGTTCACCACCGCCCCTCAGGTCAGTGTCCAGCAAGATGCCTCTGGACAGCTGCAGATCATCCCAGCCAGCAATCAGCAAATAATTACTACCAACCGCACTGGTTCAGGAAACATACTGGCTGCAATGCCCAACCTTCTTCAGCAAGCGGTCCCCATTCAGGGGATGGGTCTAGCCAACAATGTCCTTTCAGGGCAGACCCAGTACTTGACCAATGTTCCAGTTGCTCTTAATGGCAATATCACCCTTCTCCCTGTAAATGCAGCTTCTCTGACACCCACGTCTCAGTCAGTCACACTGAGCAGTGGCAATCAGGATAACTCCCAGCCTGTTACTTCATGTGTTAGCTCTTCACAGCTGGTCACCTCACAAGCCAATGCTTATTTTACAAATGCCAATAGTTACTCCACCTGCACCACTGCCAGCGGTATGAATCTCTTGAACTGTAGCAGTGGAAGCAGCACCCCCATTCAGAGGTCCAGCGGTCAGCTCACCTTGGTCACTGACTCCATCCAGCAGACCAGTGCCAACATGCAACAGGGCCAACAAAAAGATGGTGACCAGTCTCAGcagcaacaacagcagcaaattctCATTCAACCGCAGATTGTTCAGGGTGGACAGACTATCCAGACTTTACAAGCTGCACAGCTCTCTGGTCAATCCTTCAGTGCACAAGCCATCTCGCAAGACGCCCTACAGAACCTTCAGTTCCAAACTCTGCCTAACACTGGCCCAATCATAATCCGTACTCCTACAGTGGGTCCCAACGGGCAGGTTACTTGGCAAACTATCCAACTTCAAAACCTACAGGTTCAAAATCCTCAAACTCAGACAATCACTCTTGCTCCCATGCAAGGTGTATCCCTGGGGCAGTCTGGCAATGCTGGAACAGTGACCGTCAATGCTGCTCAACTTTCATCAATGTCTGGCCTACAGACCATTAACCTAGGTGCCTTAGGAGCCTCTGGAATACAAGTACACCAGCTTCAGGGGGTTCCTCTGACCATAACTAATGCATCTG GTGATGGAAGTGGCCACCTAAGCATTCATACTGCTGGTGCTGATGGGCTACACGAGGATCATTCTGCCATGGAGGAGGGTGAAACAAGCCCAGATCCTCAACCCCAACCTGGACGGAGAATGCGTAGAGAGGCCTGTACTTGTCCTTACTGTAAAGACAGTGAGGGAAG GAGTTCAAGTGACCCAGGGAAGAAAAAGCAACATATCTGTCATATCCCAGGCTGTGGCAAAGTCTATGGAAAGACATCCCATCTGAGGGCTCATTTACGTTGGCATACAGGGGAAAGACCTTTTGTCTGCACCTGGGTATTCTGCGGAAAACGCTTTACCCGGAGTGATGAACTACAGAGGCACAAGCGTACCCacactg GTGAGAAGAAATTTGTGTGTCCGGAGTGTCCAAAGCGCTTCATGAGAAGTGATCATTTGTCGAAGCACATAAAGACACATCAAAACAAGAAGAGCCAGCCCGGACCAATAGCCCTGACTACAGTTCCAATGGAAACAGGGACAGGCTCTGATGGAAGTGCTGCCTCCACTCCCACCCCTCAGGCCCTCATCACCACCAATATGGTAGCCATGGAGGCAATATCGCCCGAAGGCATTGCCCGTCTCGCCAGCAGCGGCATAAACGTCATGCAAGTGGCAGACCTGCAGTCAATCAATATCAGCGGCAATGGCTTCTGA